One window of Pocillopora verrucosa isolate sample1 chromosome 9, ASM3666991v2, whole genome shotgun sequence genomic DNA carries:
- the LOC136283381 gene encoding adenosine receptor A1-like gives MTATLNQGNEDFKSHVFIINGGILLFFALLISISNGILLFVIYKDPLRKFRNATAVLVVSLGIADFLTGCVTAVDVGIAHILEGMEVGKVMLQAKIVSQITVRASVCIMIIFAVERFIAIAFPYVYRNSLNIPKTILCCVLSWILAIVTSCLELVVERDLYDVVFLYLIFVLPLLTIIFTYSAAYFIVQYRHGRLYKKEKISRRSAEMQKQLMTTACLIILVFFVTLVPFWLFTTIRRYCKECVHQKWCIAGYRLSIPILYSNSALNPLLYAWRMRPYRQSFQALFLRKQNSVRGTSQNEFPPDEGNETILVDEFCEETKL, from the coding sequence ATGACTGCCACCCTTAATCAAGGCAATGAAGACTTCAAGTCCCATGTCTTTATTATCAACGGAGGCATACTACTCTTTTTCGCGTTGTTGATATCGATCTCCAATGGCATCCTACTGTTCGTGATCTACAAAGACCCGCTGAGGAAATTTCGCAACGCCACCGCAGTTCTTGTGGTCTCTCTGGGCATAGCAGACTTTCTAACGGGATGTGTAACCGCCGTGGATGTTGGAATAGCACATATTCTGGAAGGAATGGAAGTGGGAAAAGTTATGCTTCAGGCCAAGATCGTTTCGCAGATAACCGTGCGCGCGAGTGTTTGTATCATGATCATTTTTGCGGTTGAACGGTTCATAGCTATTGCCTTCCCGTACGTTTATCGTAACTCCCTGAACATCCCAAAAACCATCCTCTGTTGTGTGCTGAGTTGGATATTAGCCATTGTTACAAGCTGTCTGGAGCTGGTAGTGGAGCGAGATTTGTACGATGTTGTGTTTCTTTACCTCATTTTTGTCCTACCACTTCTCACGATTATTTTCACATACTCGGCTGCTTATTTTATAGTGCAATATCGACATGGAAGActctacaaaaaagaaaaaatatccagGCGATCGGCTGAGATGCAGAAGCAACTAATGACGACTGCCTGTCTGATAATTCTTGTCTTCTTCGTTACTCTCGTTCCGTTTTGGTTATTCACCACCATCCGGCGTTACTGCAAAGAGTGTGTTCATCAAAAATGGTGCATTGCAGGTTATCGACTGTCCATCCCGATTCTGTACAGTAACTCTGCCCTAAACCCGTTGTTGTATGCCTGGAGAATGCGGCCATACCGTCAAAGCTTTCAAGCCTTATTTCTCAGAAAACAAAATAGTGTAAGGGGAACAAGTCAAAACGAATTCCCTCCAGACGAAGGCAACGAAACTATACTGGTCGATGAATTTTGCGAAGAGACTAAATTATAG
- the LOC131785310 gene encoding uncharacterized protein gives MEWRHWFPQVVNNCIMENEAYGLTDFFVARHTTDPTLRLELLSRNQNGFRHGQDSGMGTEIAMSNNTATDTFLDGSPSAEVFPRNSQASTLLVLSVLNIRPWNVESLESTNNSPLALEQGVARAMVQINRGRREREQRELEREQLQTNQDRESQEAEE, from the exons ATGGAATGGCGT CATTGGTTTCCCCAAGTTGTGAATAATTGTATTATGGAAAACGAAGCTTACGGTTTGACAGACTTCTTCGTGGCCAGACACACTACAGACCCTACCTTACGCTTGGAACTGCTTTCTCGTAATCAAAATGGCTTCCGCCATGGCCAAGACTCAGGGATGGGGACAGAG ATTGCCATGTCAAACAACACTGCTACCGACACGTTTTTAGATGGTTCCCCTTCAGCCGAAGTGTTCCCAAGGAATTCGCAAGCTTCAACTTTGCTTGTATTGTCTGTACTGAACATAAGACCTTGGAATGTTGAGTCTTTAGAGTCCACGAACAACAGTCCTCTTGCACTGGAGCAAGGAGTAGCCAGAGCAATGGTCCAAATAAACAGGGGAAGACGGGAAAGAGAACAGCGTGAACTGGAGCGGGAACAACTTCAAACGAACCAGGACAGAGAATCGCAAGAGGCAGAAGAATAA